The Oryza brachyantha chromosome 7, ObraRS2, whole genome shotgun sequence genomic interval TTCCTTTCCTGGACTGAACTCTTGGACGTTTCTTTTTGGGGTCATTGAGGCTCTCTGATTTAGGAGTGGGTACGTACGTTGGCAAATTTAGAGTAAATACGTGTTTGAAACAGCAAGGGCTACAATGGCCAAATAAGAGTGGTTGGCGAGTTAGGACCTAGGAGCAGGAAGGTTTGTTTTCAGCaggttttttataatttgattcaaATTCATTCACTTATAATTTGGTACGAAAATACTTTAACCAcaaagtgtatatatatagtttttgtaTTCAAAGTTCTATGTATGAAAGTTTTCATCtatttcatttgatttttttatttgatgttattaaattttaaatatatgtttgaccatttctcttatttaaaaattatacaaatatgtaaaattataagtcactcttaaaatttttttagcaataaactaaattataaggaaaaatttaataattatataagtttttgaataagacgtgTGGTTTTCAATAACGTTAAAAAACTGATGAAATTTATCATTCTTTTTTCCAACAATAGTTAATCAACAGGCTGAAAATGCGTAAGCTAGGAAAGGCCTAGCTAGGAAGCGTAAGAGCTggtacaatagcagattataaattagctataaatatattttaagagaaTCAAAGAGCAGAGAGAATAACAGTGGGCTACACGTTTGTAACCAGCTGTAGCATAAactctaagacaaaatatgtgtatgataggtgggacatggtagtatatgttttataaattattattgtataaattgattattaaattgactatatataaattaaagctagtaatcagctatactattgaacttccTCTAAATATAAGCCCCAGAACCAAAAGGCCCAACAACGCTGGGCAATTTTCAAATCCGACCCAGCGCGAACACGTGTGGTTTCACCTGTTTTGGGTGACCATAATGCATGAGATTGCGTGGTATATACCAGTAAACCTACCCCTCGTTTAGTTGTCCAAGGGAATGTAAATTTTGTCGTTGAAAAGTTTGAATCTTGgcttattagtttttttatatagaagattaatagtttaatatttagttgaatatttctgaaataaaaaagatgtcAAGGGCGAAGGGTAAAATCTCATGTCAaagaatttgataaaaaatgttaataaaagtataaatattttagttgaatgTTTCCCAAAAGTAGTCGCATGGGTCATTAGTGTGAAGCATAAGCAACATACAACGCCAACTGCCACCTGGTGACCAATATAGTTCTAATATTACTCTTTACTGTTCACTCTGCTTCACGGTATAAGACAGACTTTTTAGTTGTATTCAtgtggatgctaatgaatatatatatatataatatttattaatagataaaCTTAGATAAGGCTGAAAAGTCTTACAAACGGAAGTAGCAGTGGGTctcgcatgcatgcacacgaGGTCGGTGGACCGTCCAATATTTGTTCTATAAGTGTCCTCTTAGACGGAAAATTAAATTCCGATAGAGCGGGTATAtgcttttttttgtgtttttcctatttttacaaaattaaaattcctCTAAAATAATTGAGCCCTTAGTTTTACTTATAGTGCTACTCGTGAAAACTACGGACCACCTACAAATCAGATAAAAgattgtttgcaaaaaaaaatgggtggTATTTTATCAcgtataaattaaaatatattcattgcTCACTGAAACATGTTTCAACTATTAAATTGATGAAACAGAGTTAAATCACACTATGAAACATTTCTCGGTGGAGGGGTATAACACATTTAGTTTTTGAGGATGAATCATCGATCTTCAATGTTTCACCGTTGGAAAATATTTCAGCACTATGTCAAAAAAGTAtttcaatatattaaaatattaaaaaataattggatAATGGATTGAATTATTTAGCTTTCACATATGAAAGCTCGTTTCTCGACAAATAtcaatatgtttataagaaataaaaaaataaaggtatAAAACAACGCCAAGAAAACAGTGTAACATTTCAAAATAACATAGTGAAATATCACAAATATCATAAAGTACTTATTAaactatttaaacaatgtTGTAGGCAACACTAAAAAGATTTATTGcaataaaactagaaaataatattttcataggAATATAGTTATGAGATCttgttgtaaaatattaactATAACAGACGCAATGATATAAGAAGATTGTATATTGGAAAGATAGCTTaggtgaaaaatatatttaaaaatttactaatGTAGGATGTATAGTTGGTAGAGCAGAAAAGTGAGAGCGTAACAACCTATGCATATACTTTGTGCTTATCTAGGGGCGGAGCTAGAGTGTGCCTGAGGGTTCCCATGCACTTAGTTCAGAAAACTTTTTAGTTAGAGTTGATGTATTTTCAACTTATATAACATATGTGCCCCTCTCAATCTAATCTCAAACATCCGTAGCAGTCTAAACTTAGTTCAAAATACTAAACATAAGTGAGAGACACCTCTCTATTTTGTTGTAGCTCCGCTCATATGCTTATCCATAAAAGAGAAGTGACGTACTCATATACGAAAAGGAACAAAGGAGATACTATCATCCGATTTTTCACCTAAAATCGGACGTCCGTGTAAAAGCATTAATGTACAAATATTCTCTGTCCCGCCACGGTTTAGAGTGCAAAGCGAAAAACTTCTTGCAAAGGCGTACATTGGGAGGCTGTCACTCGCGGTGGTTTTCGTTGGCTACTTGTGGATTAGCGAACATTGCTCAGCGAACATGATGAACGTTTAAATGACAcagcattatatatattccacgaaagaatttcaaatttgtCCTAAACTACAGAAAAATACTACCTCTATCATAAGCATGTAATTTTAGTTAGACTGTATTTGTTATAAGTCGaaagtaatatattataaagagAATAAATATACTAGTAAAGTAAAGCTAGTAGCCCTCTTCTTGTCTATTAACCCTTGTGGGTGTTCTATTTACTAAAGCTAGTAGCTCTCTTCTTGTCTATTAACCCTTGTGGGTGTTCTAAATCCGTAGCATGGCGACGGTGAGAGCGACGAGTGCAAAAACCGGCGACGTGTTCGACGCGCCCATCAACCGCGTTGCTCCTGCACGTACAGTACAAACACATGTGAGAACCCATAcagtttaaattatatttatatttaaatgcaaaacgtaaattaaatttgtttctaatttatttatgttgtgGAATTACCCatttgttctatattataagattttataagtttatctaaattcatccatatattaatatatatattttacatatatgtctaaatttattaacacaTTTTAAACTAGATAAGGTTATAATTCTTATAATATGcgacaaagaaaatatttaatttcatcacaACCCAATCTACTGCAACAAAACATTAATGATGCAAATTAAAAACATCCGGTTTAATCTAAACTACTCGATCGACCGATGCCAAACTTgcaaccaaaaagaaaaaaaaaagttgctcACCGGACATCTGCGGCGGCGGTAGTCCGGCGGTGAAGGGATATTCCGGCGTCAGCGGCGGTAGCGGCTTGCCTGAATGCAATCAAATCACGCAGAGTACAGAGTCACAAACCTCTAATTACATTGGCtgatcaaattaattatgtacctGCGCAAGAACGGGAGACGGAGATGAGGGCGGAGGCGTCGCCGAGGCAGGCGTTGGTGACGTTGACCATGGCGCGCACGGTGTCGAAGCCCGGGCCGACGAGCCGCGCGACGTTGCCGCGGAGGACGTGCATCAGGCAGCACGGCTgctcggcgacggtggcgttGAGCTGCGCGCAGCACGGCGCCGGGACCGCGTCGGTGCGGTGCTCGATGAAGTCCAGGCACGACAGCATCCGCTGCATCGTCGGCacgcacgtcgccgtcgccgtcgccgttgtctccgccgccgcggcgacggccaggaggaggaagaagacgacgaagaTGGTGGCGAGCTTTGgcacggccatggcggcggcgtggtggtggGTTGGCATATGCATCGATCCGCGTAAGTGTAGTGTACGTTtcgcgcgacgacgacgttgCAGGATCATTGGGAAAGTAGGCTGGTTGATCTTATTTGCAAGGGAGAGGACCGTTGGATTACGAAACAGTTTGGTCCGATCGGTGCAGCAATAAACGCAGCAGGTGTACGTGTCCATGCATGCAACGTCTGCAACCGGCACTAGACTTGGACTCATGCGTCTACCTATGGATGGCCATAAGGCCCGTGGCCGTGCCCAAGCACAACATGACATGATAGGGATCGGCCCGTGGCCTGGCCTGATAGTTGGTCGTGCCTAGGCTGATGTCTTGACACGAGTGGCCGGCCCAACACGGTCTGGTTCAATTAgtagtgataaaaaaaaattataaaggaCCTAAATTAGACTTAATTTAAGGCTTATCCTAAGAGAGGTATGTAATATAGAATTATTCTATTCATACAAGACACAACTCAAAGAAGatggagaaaaaataaacttattcaCGTAGCCTAAAGAGATGTCGGACTGGGTGGCCCATATGGCCATTTGTACGTCTACATTGAAATATACTTTTCTTAGCCAATATTCTCATTTCTCATTGTTCGTCGCTCACCAGAGATCACATCGAACACGAATGGGACACCGGACACCCAGAGATCACTGATAGCTCTCGTGACGTCATAGAGTACTGGCAACCATGGCTCATGGGGATAAGCCGGTTCTGGACAGGATCACACGATCTGAGGAACCGCCAGAAAGCGACGCCAGATTGGGCTCTAGTAGACCAAAGCTCGGTGCCTAATTCCCCAAAGGCAGATCTAGCTTTCTTTTGCTTCAGAAATGCTATAGTCAATTATTGCAAAGTTTGTAGAATAAAATAACTGCATAATACAAACTAACAACTTAATTGAAACAAGAAAACTAATTAGAATAAATATCACCTTAGATATGTATATTTGTCTCCCCAACGGCTTATAAGTTGTGTGTACTCCTTGTATTGctcaaaacaataaaatagataTCCGAACTTGATTCTTGGTCGATCGAGTTTTGCTTTTATCACACCTAGTGACTAGCGTTgaactaaaaaagaaaataacactagaaaaaaagttaatgcaTAGAATAGTCATCTGTCCAAATCTTGTCACCTCTATTTACCATTAAATCCAATACATGAATACATGAAGACAACGCCACAACCACATTCAGTCATGACACCTTCAAAGTCTCAACATCTAAAATGTCACCGTCACGATCACTATAGGTTTTCATCCGGAGAGAAGGGGCTTCATGGCATCTCCTTAAACAAGATGTGGTGTGCCCATAGGCGTCACCAATGTTAgttgatttttcattttaaaatagcaACAATGTCTCCAAGGTCTTAATCATCGACAACAGGACCGAGAAACTAGAAGGGAGGGTTAGGTTTGAACGGGGAGGCCACACTCTATCCATATGACTAATGGATCTGATCACATCGCATTGGATCCCACCATCGACTAGCCCCTCACATCATTGCTCGCTCCCCTGCTCAACCCTGGTAGCTAGGAGCCATCATTGAGGCAACGGATCAAGCCGTTGGGCTGATGGATCGGCCGCAACGACGTTGGATCTAGGCGCCAACGACCTCCCTCTCACCATTGCTCGACTACCTCATGCGCCAATAGGGATACCTTCATGCCTACACCACCACAACCGCTTCCTCTCCATCCGGTCACAGGGCCAACTCTATGTTTTCGAGGGAGCAGGACCCCGACACTATCGACCCTTAAAGcaatttttacttataattattGACATCAAAAATGTGATCCaatgtgtcacacacgaaggcctgagagtctgtaacatacccaagcctGTAAACCTGAG includes:
- the LOC102715039 gene encoding non-specific lipid-transfer protein C6-like, which translates into the protein MAVPKLATIFVVFFLLLAVAAAAETTATATATCVPTMQRMLSCLDFIEHRTDAVPAPCCAQLNATVAEQPCCLMHVLRGNVARLVGPGFDTVRAMVNVTNACLGDASALISVSRSCAGKPLPPLTPEYPFTAGLPPPQMSGATRLMGASNTSPVFALVALTVAMLRI